The DNA region tatttttttgtgtgtctcattatacttctttctctctcttaatGCTTTTAATTCTTGTTGTTTCAGACATCGAACTTAAGGAGGCTCAGCGATTCTTTGCCCAGAAGTTCTCTTGCGGTGCCTCAGTGACAGCAGAGGATGAAATAATCATTCAGGGAGATTTTACAGACGACATAATCGACGTCATTCAAGAGAAGTGGCCTGAGGtgagtttgtcttttttactcAATGAGGCAGAGCTGCTTCTTATtaaagagaacatttttttgcagtgcagCTTAGTTGTGCCCACGCTGTGAtgtaaagaaaaatgcattaaaaatagCTCCAGTCTATATTTATCCTTCCAAGATCTCAGGGTTAGTTTTAAATCTAAGCGAGCTCATCATCATGAACAAGCTGAGTGGGAGAAACACAAAAGACGACTAAATAATCACACCGCAAACACCAGTCGGCTGCTGAAAATGTACTTTGAGGAAGCGTGTGTAGATGTGCAGCTTTATGTAACAGCctgaaataaagtaataaacaacaataactttttttatttaagctATAAGcggcaggtgtgtgtttgtgcaagtgtgtgtttatttgcatttttatgaaGGCCATATTTAGCCCCACGACAAAAGCTCTTAGTTGTTTCTAACCTTTGCACCTACAAGAgtttaaagaaaaagtcagtttttttgggtgtattattttgcttttgttagcaaatctcatgaaaagaccaaaaacgTACAACATGTTAGAACAATTTATGTTACTGTCTGACTTCCTCATCCTGTCTGTGGTCtgctcacaaatatatagtttaattttaatactcagtaataaaaataataataataataatagtcataACTTTAATtgtatagcagctttcatacaggaaatgcagctcaaagtgctttacaactaAATCAATGACACCAAATGCTTCACATAATAAAGGGCTTTAAAGGAgcataaaattattaaaaaaagaaagaggaaagtaaAACAACAATGGAATATatggtggaaaataaaaatagaaatcattttaaaatagtacagtataatacagtataatatctatgtaaatataaaatacaaatatacaatataaaatcaagtaaaatacattttaaaagcataataacttttttttgtatagcacctttcatacaagaaatgcagcccAAAGTGCTTTACtactaaataaattacatacaccaagtgcttcacattaaaatggcctaaaaggaacataaagcaatgctaaacaacaataaaaaagaaacattcatgtaatgtaaagtgtaaaatatttttatttaaaaaaagctataattttaaaatagtacatagtaaaagtaggtttaaaaaattgattaaatacaatataatggcaatataagtatataatgtaaattaagtaaaaatacattttaaaagcataGTAACTATTTGTATAGTACCTTTTTAATACCAGAAATGGTATAttactacaaaataaataacatacacCAAGTGCCTCACATTATAAAGGGCTCAAAAGGAACataaagcaatgttaaaaaagaacaaaaagaaacaatgtaatataagatggaaaataataataatattagcGATATTTTTGAAATAGTATATAGAAAAAGTAGCTACCAAATAGAGttaatacaatatataacatcaagtaaaatacagtaACTTCCTAAATGAGCTGATCACTGATGTTTTTAGCACTTAAACAGCAgttaatagtttatttttaggggatttgttgacaagaaaaatacagaatataacCATACTAAGTCTGgtattaattttttatttattaccattctttaaaaatgtgctttaaaaatcaaacacacaacactaaATATTgcatttcctccctctcttgTCTCTCGTAGGTGGACGATGACAGCATTGATGATCTGGGTGAAGTCAAGAAGTGAAGACCAAATATGCACTTTTACTGAAATGGATGTGACCTGTAACAGCGACAACCTGGccaaatgtacacatttaagtcattttatacttattttatttactgtacataaaaaaaaagctgcggACTTGGCCACTCACTTggcttactttttcttttctttcttttttttttcttttctttcttttttttttagttaatagCTGCTTTCTCTCGTTTGCCAAAGGTGTGGTATGACGTGAATCCCTCCCACAAAATGTTGTTCATTCAAACGCAAACTGTAGGCTAATAAATTTCAGTCTCCTTCGCCTAAACACTCAACGTCTACTTtccaagtttgttttttctttattctttctcaAGAAGTGATGATTAGTTAGTTTTTAACATGGGTGATGGTCCAATGAGAGGACTGCAGGATTATCATACAGGCCTAGTTTGATTCTGGATGTTATAATAGACAAAATATGGGAATGGATTCAACAGATGGTGATATATTTAAAGTCTTTATTGTAGTAAAGTAAACTGAAATGAACTAAATAACAAAGTATGGAGTGCTggccttttttttccttaatgaacacaataaaatataataatccGTAAACACACAAATGCCAATACATTAGAGAGATGACAATAGCAATTAGActacatatatattttgtttaggCATATTCTTTTACTGGATGTGGATAATTATGCTCATTTTTGAAAACATGCCGTAGATTTGATGGTGTAAACTTTACTTTGGGTTATGAAACTAGCTGAAAGCAGTGTGGTTAGTTGTAGGTTAATTTCCTCAGTCACATTACCTTCTCCACTCACTGGTTACACCAAACATCTAGTTAATAAAAACTACATCTGAAGTCTCCCTTAAAATATTGGTGTTTTATAagtgtattttcatgtttttaatatatatttattaagcTTTTACACTTTGAGTATTCATACATACAACAGTaaaatttaaatacagtaacaaTATAAATCTTGCTAATTAACGTAATAATACATCAGTAATAATACACCATTAAATAAACTTGACAAAACTACATAATATACATGTACAATTTTTAAGAAGTGCACAGAcactaatgaatgataatggaAATACTATAGGCTATAATTACTGTTGTTGGGTGATaaattgtctcagaaataatcgcgataaacgatattattgtcatttgaagatcattttataccactgatataatgataatataatagtataataatgtaaaggggattggagagtgggcgctacacttctgtaaaaacacagactgccattatgtttgggacagagttatttacctttaattcctctgcagtctccactcaggacgtacacagtgaggaatagaggacactactcacttagccaatgtgacatgaatagcctcttagctgctaatgtgaagtgtggcaatactgaggtcaaaggtcatgtacatgtatcatacgataagtccatatatagacatgatgatgctgataattacattattgtacgataagtcgataattattgtgaaaGGCCTAATAACTACATAATCATAAAGGTGAGATTACTCTATAAAGCAAGGATGTTAAACCAGaaccggcccactggataacgtTGCAAAGTGTGacaattgcagaaaagtaattccagtttctcaattaaatgcttttttctcttattctcacTCGACATGCACAGTAAAGGCCTCTGATCAAACTTTAGACATCTAACTTGAGATAATCGACTTGCAAactgattcagatttgaaggaaaAATTTGCCTCTgtgggcttggacacatttgATCAGTGTctcttaccagggtaaccctagatggtttattacagtaaagttataatatgtaCTATTTGTacgttattatgcaatggttttactggtcggACCCATTTTAGATTGGGCCGGACCAGTGAAATTGGGCTGTATGCGGCCCCTGAACCAGAATGAGTTTGACATCCCTGCTATAGAGTATTAAGGCTATTATATGAAATAGAATTGAGtatttatagtatatagttTAAAGAATATTATAGGTCCAAAATTAAACTAACAGATTGAGAGAAAACTACGCAATTATAAATCCATCTCCTACTTCAGCACCTCGGACAGCACCGTGGATTTATCAATACACAGCTCAGTTAGGCTGCTGATATTTCAGAGCCATAGTCGGGGCCAtatggggcttttccactatacagttctagcactactcggctcgactcgactcggtgtTGGTACCAAGCATGtcgttttccattacttcatagtacctcctcaacgtgggcggggtcgtcatagcacggcacaaacacataaataatggAGGATATGGAGGTGATTGTGTATTTGCTGCTGTaagtggctttttgtcacacacaaagcaagagaagagaaacgaatcgctgtaacgctgttgctgGTATTGTGTTGGACGTcgtgctcatgactcttccagtgacgacactcTGACCAATTAGTGGctggcagtctgttgacgtcacattttattatCGGCTCAGCTcacttggaacctcggcagagcaggtaccaaaaaaagcaccaggtaccaggtactatccctgatggaaaagcaaaaaaaaacgagtTGAGTAGAGccaagtagtgctagaactgtgtaatggaaaagccccaatAGATCGTAACTTGTACAAACCTCAATAAGATAAAGGATCAATGAGTCTAAAGACATGAGACAAGACTCACATATTCAACTTAACCTCTCTGCCCCTGAACTCTCTCTTCTACTTGGGGGATAAAGAAGTTGGGGCCCCTCAATTCGCCTACTAAGTGTGTGCCTATTTCTCAAAAACCActaaacattttcagatttatACGATTTGCGTTGGAGTTACCCGTTTTATCTTTATCACATAAATGGCCGCAGGTTAGTTGTTTTTCCAAGCATCCCTCTTTTAATACCCCCGAGTGAGCACTGTTCCCACTGAATAATAGTTTTATAATGAAGCCACACTCCCCAGATGGATAACATTTACAGTTGTTTCCACGCTCCTCTGGGTCAATACCACCTCCCAGCAGATAGTGCACAGATGTTAGCTCCACTTAGGAATTAGTGTGTTTGTCTGAGAATCGTTTGCATGAGCGCAAACATGAATCCCTACTAAAAGATGTCACCTGATGCAGCATATCTTTGTTGACACTATATAGAGCAGTGGGAGTGTGGGAGTTCATTGTGCTTCACTGACTGTCCAAAGGATGAATCTCTCGGTCAACTGCTGCGCTTTCGAGTCTCCCATCTTGGACCAGGTCCTGCCTCCGATACTGTTCCTGGAGTTCATGTTCGGACTGATGGGGAACATTGTCGCTCTGTGGATGTTCATCTTCCACATGGACGAGTGGAAGCCCAACTCCGTGTATCTGACTCACCTGGCTGTCGCCGACTCCATCGTGCTGTTCTGCCTTCCTTTCAGAGCCGACTACTATAGGCGAGGGAAGGACTGGATCCACGGCGATGCCCTGTGTCGGATCCTGCTCTTTTTATTGGCGGCCAACCGTGCGGCAGGGATCTTCTTCCTCACGGCGGTGGCTGTCGACCGATACTTCAAGATCGTCCACCCGCTCAACCGGATCAACCGAATGGGCCTAGGCTACGCTCTCTGGGTCTCCCTCGGCCTGTGGGCGCTCATTTTTGTCGCCACTGGGTACCTCCTTGCCGATGAACACTTTTATGAGAACAACAATCGTACACAGTGTGAGAGTTTCAACATTTGCATGGGCTTCACCCCCCTCTCCACCTGGCACAACACTTTTTACGTCATGCAGTTTTTCTTGCCCACTGCGATCGTGGCCTTCTGCACGTTCAGGATCACATGGCAGCTGAGGATCAGGACTGTGGacaaaaaggggaaaattaAACGGGCTGTTCAATTTGTTTTGGCCGTCGCTCTAATCTTTATAACGTGTTTCTTCCCCAGCACCATATCGCGCATCGCTGTGTGGATCCTAAAGGTATGGTACAACGAATGCAAATACTTCGAGGAGGCCAACCTGGCGTTTTACACGTCTGTGTGTTTCACGTACTTCAACAGCGTCCTCAACCCTGTCGTGTATTATTTCTCGAGCCCCGTCTTCAGTGGCACCTTCCAGAAGCTCATTGATAAGCTGCTGAGGAGGAAAAACGACAAAGATCAGTCAGAAACGAAGAATGAAATTACCACCGTTGATGGTAAAAAGAGTTCAAACCAGTTGCCTGATGGTTCCTGATGTCATTACGGATGTCTCAACTGAAGCAAAGCACATTAAAACAAAGGCCTCGGTGTTGCTATAATGTATAATCCAACTTTATAAGCTACTATGATAAAATGTAGAAGATATTTTGCTGTGATTGTGAACCTTTAAATgactaatgtaaaaataattcaCAGTTTAGAGCTGTGCACTTGTGTTGGTACAGTTTAAACCACTGTGAGTGTGTCATTTAGCAATTAAAAAaggagtgaagaaaaaaaatcaattgcaATTTccaacataaacatattttaagatgttaaaaaatattttaaatgcaaataacttaaattttttttctttaacttattattgtcattgttctctctatttttctttctcaaaacTTGATTGTAATTTAAGTTTACAATGTCTAACTTAGACATTTGATCCTTTGCtgtgtgtaaaatataatgGAAAAGCACCACCTTCAAATGGGTTGAGGGTTTGAGGAAGGTTACAGATGAAGTTCCCGTAGTGGAAAAGCAGCTTAtgtctgtcaaataaatgatgtTATGTATGCAGTATATCCACTGTTCTTGGTCAAGTAGAAAATATAATCATGTCAATGGTCAATCACATCCAATACAAACAGCAAACTCTGAATTTCCTGCACCAGTATAAATCAGATGAACAACCAGAGAGAGGCAAAGGATACTTCAGCACTTTGAAGAAATGTCAATAAATGTACAACTTGTACATCAACATAACTGGTAATCTGTGTGAAATGTTCATATACTCTTAAATGTATGTGATAAAGTGTAAGAGGTACATGATGAGCATGTCAGTAATGTCATGAAGTTACATAAAggcatgaaataaataatattataattttctgACTTTTGTCATTCTGTGTCCCTTTGTtgtcaatgaatcaataaagattACAATAACCAATAAATTACCATTACTTTTGTACCATCAGTGATAGAAAAAGTATCCAGatcctttactgaagtaaaagtaccaataaaAATATACTCCATTACAATTAAAAGTCCTGAATGAAAAAtcttacttaagtaaaagtattatgagtgatgtagttaaagtattacagtaaaagtactgcagtattacagtaaaagtactgcagtattatgaatgatgtagtatgcagtattacagtaaaagtagtggtttggtccctctgactgatatattattatatatgacatgattagattattaatagtgaagcatcagtgttagagcagcatgttactgttgtagctgctggaggtggagctagtttacactactttatatacaggtagctagtttagtccagtggttcccaacctaggggtggggcccctccaaagggtcagcagataaatgtgaggggtggtgagatgattaatgggagaggaaagaagaaaaaaactaaaaacttttggaatttttctctaatctttgattttttctgaaatattggatcctttgaacatttattgaaatgaaaccatgtgagaagtttagaggggaaaaCATGAGATGTGaagaaatgtgagcctgactacacactgctttttagtttaatctttaacaatgttaTGTATTATAAAAgtgtgttatattatccattgtgtcatcttgaaaagtaactaaagctgtcatataaatgtagtggagtagaaagtacaatattttccttttggaagtataaagtagcagaaAGTGGAAATACTAATAAGTAAAGCATACATATTTCAAAACCGTTATCGAGTAAATGCACTGGGCCTCTTTCCCTTTGTGCTCGTCTCCATTGTGGGGCTCACATGTCCGAGCTCACGACTCGGTCCTTGAAGGCAGCACTAGTTCCCGAGGTGACGTCAGACTGTGAGTCTGGGCTGGGCTGGAAAAACATGTAACGCTGCTCTCTGCATCCTTTCACCAACAAAAAGAGACCAAGTAAGCTTTTCACACCTGTCCGCTTTTACTCTCCTTGTTTATCACACCTGTGCAGCGTCACTTGTCTTTACGTTATcctcagttgttgttgtttttaacgcTTTTCTCTTGCTAATCTGTGAAGCTACTAGCTAGCTTTTGGCATTCCTGCAGGGACCAAAGCTCAAAATATGGAAAGaaataatatgtttaattaGTTGTGAAATCACAGGACCTTTGTTAAAAATATCACACCCGATCAAGGTAACAgatcattgtgttatttaatgtGTAGCATGTTGGGAGAAAGTGTTATAGTGAGTTATATTATCTtgtagagggggaaaaaagggccAGACTCATTATTTCTTTATGATGCaaatgatttatatatatatctgtgtttGGTTTAAAGCTGGAGATTAATTAATGTTAGTATGAGGTGTGTTTAGGTTTAAGAAGGGCCTCAGGATGAAAGTTTGACAGCTGTaggtgtgtttgttgttgttttggtttgaggtgggaggaagaggaggagctgatTTCTCTGGTTACCTCATACTTGATTTAATTTAGTCTAAaacaggagggtcaaactcatcagggagggagggaggcaagatggaaggaaggaaggaaggatggaagagaggaaggaaaaatggaaggaaggagggaaggacagatgggaaggagggaggaaggaaagatggaaggaaggaaggaaagatggaaggaaggaagggaggaaggaaagatggaaggaaggaatgaaggaaggaaggaagagaagagaagacaggaaggaaagatggaaggaaggaaggaaggaaggaaagacagatggaaggaaggaaggaagagaagataggaagggaggaatgaaggaaggacgcaaggaaggaagagaagacaggaaagaaagaaagaaagaaaggacagatggaaggaaaagaagacagtaaggaaagtgggccggattggactccttgGTGgtccggttctggcccgcgggcctcatgtttgaccccctgGTATATATTCACATGTATGATCTTATAAAAGCTGAGAAAGTTCAACCTGCACTTTAAAATAtctgtttctcttcttgttgctgcagttaaatgtttgagcttttttttcctgtgtaaaaattatgtgtgtgcaaagtttgttttcatatttatatgttGAAAGTTCTTATAATTCATCATAAAAGTCATTATAAATCTGATTTATGGGGGCGAATTTACCAGGATAATTTGTGACACTACTAATACTTTGGAAGGCAAATCTGGTCCATtattcaatttacacaagtgtgcAGGGGCGGATCTAGGAGTTTATAAGATCTGGGGCAAAAGGCCAGAGCCAGGgtctattaatcaattaatttaattattgatgcagcttttaaacatctggataaataaataaaaagctccATCAAAGCAAAAAGGCATGTTGGAAATACACATATTGCTCTTTCTTAAGATCATAGGGTGTTTTTATCTTGActtgataagataaga from Scomber scombrus chromosome 15, fScoSco1.1, whole genome shotgun sequence includes:
- the LOC133995739 gene encoding hydroxycarboxylic acid receptor 2-like; the encoded protein is MNLSVNCCAFESPILDQVLPPILFLEFMFGLMGNIVALWMFIFHMDEWKPNSVYLTHLAVADSIVLFCLPFRADYYRRGKDWIHGDALCRILLFLLAANRAAGIFFLTAVAVDRYFKIVHPLNRINRMGLGYALWVSLGLWALIFVATGYLLADEHFYENNNRTQCESFNICMGFTPLSTWHNTFYVMQFFLPTAIVAFCTFRITWQLRIRTVDKKGKIKRAVQFVLAVALIFITCFFPSTISRIAVWILKVWYNECKYFEEANLAFYTSVCFTYFNSVLNPVVYYFSSPVFSGTFQKLIDKLLRRKNDKDQSETKNEITTVDGKKSSNQLPDGS